ccctgcccctccctgctgccTCCTGCTCCGGCCTTTGAACTTCTAGGCCTTATCTCTGCCTAGTTGGCAGTCTGGGGAAAGGGGCAGACCCCAGGGAGCTAGCCAACCCCAGTCTCGGGGCAGCCTTGCCTTCTAGAGGGAGTGTGTGGGTGGCTCCTTCCACACCTGGTTGGACCAACTGCTGACCCTGACCCTGTCCCTAGGGGGcgtggttggggtgggggaggagaggctcCAGGTGAGCTGGGAGCTCGGGCCCCAGGACTCTGTCCCCACCATCCTGTGCCACCCAGGGCGGGGCCTCAGGCTGAGGACGGTGTCCTGGGCCCGAGTTCAGGTGTGGCTCCTGCCCTCTCACCCACACACATGCTGGGTGGCACTGCAGTGTGACCTCAGTGGGGCCTAAAGGGGTATCAGgcaaggggaggggatgggaagagTCTGCCAGGGGTTCAGATGACTCCTGGACCCCTGAGTCAATGAGGAGGGAAGCTGGAAAGATTTgggctaccccccacccccagttgttGGGCCCAAACTGGCCTTTTTCCTACCCCACCTTGTCAGGGCCGGGGCTGGCTGGAGCTGAGCCTGGCACCAAGCTGCTGCCTCAGGTCATCCACTGCTCAAGGCCTGCTTAGCTTCAGGGAAAAGGTCTCAGCCCAGCCGTTCAGGTCCCCTGGTGGAGGCCTGGCACGCAGCTGGCACCCCCTCGGGCCTCGGCACCCCCCTGCGTGGGCCCACGTTTCCCTGCTTCGTGTTCCCCCAACCACTTACCCATGCCCTCCCTTCCTAGCCCAGGGCAGCCGCAGAGTGTGTCACCAACTCCCCTGCACATCTGCCTGTCGCCCGCCAGCGCTGGGCTTAtccccaggcccctcctgcaTCAGTCCGTCATCCAGCAAGCGCCAGACACCCGCATTCGTCGCAGGATATTCACAGAAGCCCAAAGAGGGAAGCAGCCCAAAGGCCATCAGCgggtgaacagataaacaaatatgGTCTAGACACAccacggaatattactcagacgtGAAAAGGAAGGATCCTGTCttgctaaaacatggatgaaccttgagggcattatgctaagcgaaatgagccagtcacagaagaacGAATTCTGTGTGATTCCATTCCTGCTTCGAGGTTTCGGGGGTCGTCAGAATCCAGGGGTAGAAGGTAGAATGgctggtgccaggggctgggcggGATAGGGAGCTGTTTAGCGGGGACAGGTCTAGTTTAGGAAGACGAGAGGATCCTGCAGACAGATGGTGGCAATGAACGCACGACGTGGTTAACGCACCCAATGCCGCTGAACCCAGAAATGTTTCAGGTGGCCAACTTcatgttttacatatttcattgcaataaaaaattaaaatagacccAAACAACCCTCCCTGGCCCTTTGCCCCCTCAGCTCCCTTGACAGCAGGTCGCGGGGACTCAGGCACTGGTGGCCTCTCCCAGGCTCCACTGAAGCCTCACCCCAACCCACACTGTTGTCAAAGTCACCGAGAGCCCCGCGGGCCAGACTCGGCAGGGCTCTTCCTCAGCTCGGTCCGCCCTGGAGCTCACCGTCCTCCACACCTGGGCCTCTGGTCTCCTCCCCAGGCCCCGGTCGCCCCTTCTTCAGCTCCTGCATTGATGCAGCGCCAGTCCTGCCCCTCGGGTAGAATTCCTGCCACCCGTGATAGCATGCCTTCACCCCAGACACCAGTCTTCACCCTTGTCTATGGAACTCCACCCGCTGGTGTCCAGCCACGCACTTGACAGTCCCCCTTGACCATCAGAGAGCCAAGTCCAGCTCAGCCCGTGCACGcagggcccctcctccccaggtgTCCACATTTCAATAGGAgtttccacccctccaggtgctCAGGCTCAAGCCTGGTGTAACCCCGGAGTTCTCATTCCACCGCTGCGTCCAGCAGACTGTGGGCGCCACACACAGCACGGTCCACACCCAGAAGCTGACGGTCTCTCCCCTCACTTGCTGACTCTGCTCTTCCCCCTAACACATCAGAGAGATGAGGGCCTCTGCTCTGAGTTCCTCACTGGCATCTGGGGCTCCTGAGTACAATCCCAAGTCCTGACCCGCCTTCCAGCCCCGTTTCCCACCCGGCTTCCCacacccttcctccttccccagggaGCCCTGCTCACTTCTCCCGGACCTTCTGTTCAACGCTGAGAGCTGCTCCTGACCACCCCGTATGCAATGGCAGCCTTGGACCTGCTCCATCACCACTCAAGATACCACACACTTTATTTGGTTGTCTCTAGAAGCCAGGTACAAAGTACCACTAAGAGAAAATGCTACGATGAAACTCTGGCGTGTCCCTTATCCCAGCACCACAGCTGCTAAAACTGGAACCCACCCCCCTGGAACCCAGAGCCTTGGTCTCTGGTTTGCTGCTTGCTGTCTGCCCCAGAGGATGAGGACGCAGACATGAACCCCGTGGGGCCAGGCAGCTTCCAGCACTGACGGCACAAGGCCTTGGAGCAGGCGTTGCTTCCCCACCAGGCTTTGGGCAAGGCCAGCTCTGGGGCTCCCGTGGCGTCTGCCGGCTGGGCCTTGCTCCCGGGTGAGGGACACCCTTGGTGGCAGGCAGGAGGACAAGCTGTGCTACTGTGAGCTACCAACCGGCGCTCCTGTGAGCCACCGCACAAGGATGGGCCCTGCTGCAAGGGTGTCAGGCTCTGCGCCGACCTGGCCAGCTGGGCCGCCGCGCTGCCTAAAGCTCTCAGCTGAGAGGTGGGGGAAGGTGTGGCAGGCAGATGCAAGCCTACCTGGCCTGCGGGGAGGCGCACCCCTGCTGGCTTGCCAGGCCGTGCCCACCAGGGAAGGCGCTGCGTCTAAAGTGCCACTGAGGCTCTTCCCTGATGAATGGGCTGCGTGCTCCCGAGGCCCAGAGGGCAGACAAACAGGCAGGGCGGgcctggggcgggcggggggcgccCACAGCAGCAGGGAGGTCAGAAAGCATCTTTATTGGGGGAGCGGGCTCTAGGCCACTGTGCATGGCAAAACGCTTGCAGACGTCGGGGGAAATGGGACCGTTGCAGAAGGTGGGGGTAGGGAGGCTGGGCTCAGGCGTGCAGGAAGCGGTTGAAGGCGTTGTAGGCTGATTCCAGGTCGAAGAGCATCTGGCGCACCTGGGAGTCGTCCAGCTCGTCTGAGGCTGACATGCCACTCAGGGTCTGCAGCCTGTGgggcacagagcacagagctgggctggggcaggtgggggactACGGGGCTGCGACGGACAGGCGGCTCAGCAGGGGACACTAACCACTGGCTGACCGTCTGGCGGCCCTCGAAATCAGGGGGCAGGTGGCTCATGCGGTGCATGGTCTCCATCAGCTCCCGCAGGTCGGGCTGGATCTGCAGAAACACTACCGGCTTGGACACCGACCCTggttcccctgcccccacccccgaccGCCCGGGAGCCGCACCTCGTCCATGGCCCGGATCTCCAGGCGCAGCTTGTCCATCACTGTGATGAAGAGCTGGCGGCAAGGGTGTGTGTGAGACGACATGGGCCCCCGGCAAAGACCCCCGCCAGCCTGGTCCTCTGCAGGGCCGGGCCCAGGGCAGCACCAGCCGGCCCTCCCCCTCCGCAGCCTCAGCCGTGGGGTCACGTGGGCCCTAAGCCTGACCCTGCAGCTGAGGAGCGGTCAGTGGGTGGGAGCCCTGGGCACATCCCACGTGGGCCTTGGGATGGCAGGGGCCTCAGGGGGTTTCCCGGACGCTGCCCAGGAGGACTGCCCGCCCCCCACTCCAGCTACTCTGTGCACCGCGGGGCTGTGGGCACGCGGCCCTCCCGCCTCCGCACCGAGACCACATCGGCAATGCAGCGATTCAGGTTGCCCTTGTCGTCCTTGATGGTGATGGGCCGGTCCTCCTTGATCCTCTCCATGGCAAGGGGGCAGTCCAGCTGAGGGAGGGCACACGGTGCTGGGCCTCGCGGggcagcccagccccagcccaatGGCCTCCATGCCCACGCCCACCTCCGCCCCTCAGGGTGGAGGGGCCGCTCACTCACTCGGAACTTGCGGCAGAATTCATCGATGGAGCTGATCTCTGACCCCTGTACCTGCCGGAAGGCAGCTTTGTACTGGACTAGGAGCCGTGAGCAGGCCGCAGTGTACCTGGGGGGAAGGGTCAGGCTGCCGCCCTCAGCGCCAGGCCAGCGCCGCCTGGCACATCCTGCTTTCCCTCCGCCCTTCCAGACAGGTGGCATCTCACACGGAGGGCTGGGTGAAGGGCCA
The sequence above is a segment of the Globicephala melas chromosome 17, mGloMel1.2, whole genome shotgun sequence genome. Coding sequences within it:
- the LOC132593312 gene encoding vacuolar protein sorting-associated protein 28 homolog isoform X1; translated protein: MFHGIPATPGMGAPGNKPELYEEVKLYKNAREREKYDNMAELFAVVKTMQALEKAYIKDCVSPNEYTAACSRLLVQYKAAFRQVQGSEISSIDEFCRKFRLDCPLAMERIKEDRPITIKDDKGNLNRCIADVVSLFITVMDKLRLEIRAMDEIQPDLRELMETMHRMSHLPPDFEGRQTVSQWLQTLSGMSASDELDDSQVRQMLFDLESAYNAFNRFLHA
- the LOC132593312 gene encoding vacuolar protein sorting-associated protein 28 homolog isoform X2, whose protein sequence is MFHGIPATPGMGAPGNKPELYEEVKLYKNAREREKYDNMAELFAVVKTMQALEKAYIKDCVSPNEYTAACSRLLVQYKAAFRQVQGSEISSIDEFCRKFRLFITVMDKLRLEIRAMDEIQPDLRELMETMHRMSHLPPDFEGRQTVSQWLQTLSGMSASDELDDSQVRQMLFDLESAYNAFNRFLHA